One Candidatus Poribacteria bacterium genomic window, GCGCTATGTATTCGACGATGACGCGCCCGTGCCGATTCTCGAAAGGACGAGACGCATGAAGATCACCTTCATGGGAGCCGGAAGCACCGTCTTCGCCAAGAACGTTCTCGGCGACTGCATGTTGACCGATGCCCTGCGCGACGCTCACATCGCCCTCTATGACATTGATGCGACGCGTCTGAGCGAATCCCAGGCGATGCTCCAGACGCTGAACGGGAACATCAACGGCGGCAAGGCGACCATCACGGCGCATCTGGGCCCCGCGCAACGTCGTGACGCTCTGCACGGCGCGAGCTACGTCGTCAACGCCATTCAGGTCGGCGGATACGAACCGAGCACCGTCATCGACTTCGAGATACCGAAGAAGTACGGGCTCCGCCAGACCATCGCCGACACGCTGGGGATCGGTGGCATCTTCCGAGGCTTGCGGACGATTCCCGTCTGCCTCGCCTTCGCGCGCGATATGGAAGCCGTCTGTCCCGATGCCTGGTTCCTCAACTACACGAACCCGATGGCGATGGTCACCGGCGGCATCTTGCTGGGTTCCAGCATCCGGGCGGTGGGGCTCTGCCATTCGGTTCAGGGGTGCGCGTCAGGTCTGCTGCATCACGTTGGGATGCTCAGCCAGGTCGAGAAGCTCCAGTGGAAGATCGCGGGGATCAACCACCAGGCGTGGCTGCTCGAAGTCACCGACGGCGGGAAGGACCTCTACCCGGAGATCAAGCGGCGCGCCGCCGAGATGAACGCTGCCGCCCGCAAGCCCGGAGCCAAGAAGCACTGGGACATGGTGCGCTTCGAGATGATGCGCCACTTCGGCTACTACATCACGGAGTCCTCGGAGCACCTCTCCGAGTACCTGCCCTACTGGATCAAGGCGCAGTTCCCGGAGCTCATCGAGGAGTTCAACATCCCGCTGGACGAGTACCCGCGCCGTTGCATCCACCAGATCGCCAGTTGGAAGGAGCAAAGCAAGGGGCTCATCAACAACCGCGAGCTCTCGCACCGGCGGACGCACGAGTACGGTTCCTACATCATGGACGCCATGGAAACCGACGTCCCGTTGCGCATCGGCGGGAACGTGTTGAACACGGGGTTGGTCACCAACCTATCGCGCACGTCGGTCGTCGAGCTCGCGTGCCTGGTCGACCGGAACGGCGTTCAGGGGTGCTACGTCGGCGACCTGCCGGAACAACTCGCCGGGCTGAACCGGACGAACATCAGCGTCCAGCTTCTGACTATCCAGGCGGCGCTGGAACGCGACCGCGAAGCCGTCTACCACGCGGCGATGCTCGATCCGCACACCGGCTCGGAGTTGACGCTCGACCAGATCCGCAGCCTCTGCGACGAGCTCATCGAAGCCCACGGGATGGAGTCGATGTTCGGCGGCGGAGACACCTACGAACCGCCCGCCTTGTGGGGCATCTAGCCCATGAGCCGACGCGCCAGCTTGCACGTGCGTTACGTCGTACGCCGTAGGGGCGGGTCTCAGACCCGTCCCAGCGATCAGGAGCCCTGTCACAGACTCGTGCCGATGTGCGCCTGTCTGCTCGTCGTGCTGTTCGCGCTCGTCACGACGGCGCATGGGGCGACGGTGCGGGAGCTTCAGGAGCGCGTCGCGGCGGAACCGCAGAACACATCGGCGCGGTTCGAGCTGGCGCGCGCCTATCTGTCGAGCGGGATGTCGGCGGAAGCCGTTGCCGCTTGGCAGGAGCTCGCCAAGTCTGTTCCGAAGGGCGCCGACGCGCACTACGGCTACGGACTGGCGCTGATGTCGAGCGACCGGTTCGACGACGCGCTCGCGGCGTTCGGCGAAGCGATCCGTCTTGATGCTCGACGCGCCGAGTTCTACCAGGCGGAGAGCTCTACCTACGTGTCGCTCTATCGCTATCAGGACGCGCTCGACTCGCTCGCCCAGGCGCGGAGTCTCAGTCCGGATTCACCGGTGGTCGCGTTCCAGACGGGCAAGGTGAAGTCGCAGCTAGGCCGGATGGAGGAGGCGCTTGCTGACTACGACCATGCCAAAGAGCTCCAGTACGACGCCGTCGCGTGCGACTTCGAGCGGGGCTACCTGCTGATGCGCCTGAACCGGCGCGAGGAGTCGCTCACCGCGCTGGACTCGGCGCTGAGAGGCGATCCGACCCACCTGGGCGCGCGCTATGTCCGGTCCCAACTGCGGCGGCGTCTCGGCGATACGGCTGGAGCCGACGAAGACCTGGCGATCCACACCGTCCTGACCAAGCAGCAGAAGTCCATCGACGAACTGAAAGCCGCCATCCTGCGGTACGAGTCGCCAAAAGAACGCGCTCCGATCTGGGCGAACCTCGGCAGGCTCCATCTCCGCTACGGGGATGCCCGGGCGGCGATCGACGCCTACGAGGCCGCCCTCGCGCTCGACCCGGAGCTCGTCATCGCTCATATCGGACTGGGAGCATCCCGCGCGGCGAACGACGAGCTCAGCGCGGCGGAGAAGGCGGCATCCGAGGCGCTTCGGCTCCAGCCGGACGCGGCGGCTGCTCAGGCGCTGCTTGGTGAGATCGCCTACCGGCGGGGGGATGCGAAGCGGGCGATCGCGCTTCTCGCACCAGCATTGGAGTCGGACCCGTCGCTGGGTTCCGCGAGACAGACGTACGCCGAAGCGCTGCTCGTCCAGCGGAACGCAGGGGCGGTCGCACAGTACCGGCTTGTCGTCGAGTCGGACCCCGACGATGCGGCGGGTCACGACGGGCTGGCGCGCGCCCTCGCCCAGGTCGGCGGCGATCTGCCGGGCGCGCACGCTGTAGCGCTGCGGGCTGTCGAACTCGCGCCAACGGTCCCGCCGTACCGCAACACGCTCGCGCTCATCGCGTTCCGACTGGGGAAGCTCGACGAGGCGGAGCAAGCGCTCCGATCCGCGCTCGAACTCAACCCGGGCAACCCCAACTACCGCGCCGGGATCGATGCCATCCGCCAGGCGCGCGCCGAAGCCGGGAAGTAGCGACTACGCCTCGCCAGCAATGATCTTGTCCATCTCCTCGCTGAGCGCGAACGCGCCGCCGCGCGGGTCTTCGCGGTTCTGCCCCATCTCTGCCGTGATCCATCCTTCGTAGCCGATGTCAACGAACGCCTGCCGTACCGCCTTCCAGTTGATGTTCCCGCCGAGCAGCGTCGAGGTGAACTGCCGGCTGCGCGTGTCGAACCCTTTGACGTGCACCTTCCCGATGCGGGGCCCCAGCGTGCGGATCCACTGATGCGGGTTCCCGTAGAGGCAGATGTTCCCCACGTCAAAGTAGGCGTTCACATAGGGGCTGTTGAACTGGTCGATGTACTGGGCGAACTCGGTCGGGCTGAGCAGGAACCGGTTCCAGACGTTTTCGATGCCGATGGCGATCTTCTTCTCCTCGGCGACCTTGAGGAGCTCGAGGATCTCGAACTGGGAGCGGATCCACGCCTGTTCGTAGGTCACCGTATCCGTCACGACGGCAGGGACGAGCAGAACCGTGTCTGCGCCGGTCGCCGCGGCGGTCGCGAACGACGCGAGCATGCCTTCGAAGCCTTCGCGCCGAACGGCGGGATCGGGGTCGGAGTGCGGTTTGCCCCAGTGGACGGAGTTCATGATGCTGGGGATGGCGATGCCGTGCTTCTTGGCGAGCTCCGCCGCGTTGGTACGAGATGCCTCGTCGTTGAGCGTTCCCAGCTCGACGCCTGCGAATCCGGCTTCCTTCGCCAGCGCGAACCCTTCGTCGGAGATGCCTCCGGGGAGCGTGCCGATGCAGATGCCCTTCTTCATGCGCCTTCTCCTCGGCGTATCGGATGCGGATCGGGTGCATCTTACGCGATCCGCGCTGCGGGCGGAACCACGAGCGAAGTCGGCACGGGACCCACGAGGGGTCTCCAGACCCTTCGCGGTGGACCCAATCGGCAGAGCCGCAAGCTCTTGGGGCGCTCTCAAGAGGCTCTACTGATCAACGCGTTCTCATGACTAACCGACGGTTCGCCCGTCGATTACCGAACTGACATGACGCTGAGGAGCTTCACGCATGATGCAACGGATGTTCACCTTCGCCTGCGTTGGTCTGCTCGCCGCAGCCGCCTACTCGTCGCACGCCGCCATGGAAGCCAGCGGCAAGGCGGCTCCCTTGGTGCCCGGACGGAATGTCCTCGCGGCGTCGGCATAACGACTCGCCGGGCTCCAGCGATCTGTCGCTGATCGTCCAGCTCAAGTCTGGGTCCACGATCCTCGTCGACGAGGGCAGCGGCATCAAAGCCATCCAGCCGAAGCAGAACCTGCCCAACGACGCCAACTCGACAGGCTGGACCGGGCGCGCCGTGACTCCCGCGCGAACGACGAGGCTTCGAGTGCGCTACGGAGCCTGCCGCAACGCCGCCCATCGGATCGCCAGGCGGTCGCGCGGTTCCACAGCGAGCACGATGCCCGACATGTCCTGCCCGATCTCGGCGGCGGTCAGCGCGCGGGCGTAGATGGCGACCTCGTCGATCGCGCCCTTGAACCGGTAGTTGTTCGCGTCGACGGTGCCGATGAAGATGGGCTTGTCTCCGGCGGGAACCGTGTCCTTCGGCGCGGCGCCCTCGACGACCTTCTTACCGTTGAGATAGAGCTGCTGGGTCTTCGCCTTACCGTCGAAGACGGCGGCGAGATGGTACCATTGGTTCAGAGGGTATCCACCCGCCGAGATCGCCATCCCGTCCTGATCGACGCCGAACCAGATGTTCGTATCCGACCATGTTTCCAGGTTGTAGGAGCAGGGCCAGAAGGCGTTCGTCGTCAGCTTGACGACGAGGCCGTTGTCGTGGTGGGCGTCCTGCTTCGCCCACAGCTCGATGGTGAGTCCCGCGACGCCGTCGAATCCGCTGTCCGCCTTGTCGGCGACTTCCAGGTAGGATTGTCCGTCGAACTCGAGGGCGGAACCGATCTTGCCGGTCGTCCACTTCGGTGTGCCGACGAACTTCGCGACATGCCCGTTTCCCGAGAGGTCAGCCGCCTGATTGCCCTTGTTCTCGTCGAGTGGGAGAAGCAGCTTTAGGTCCGCGCGGGGAGCCGCGTGAATGGGCAGGCTGATCGCGCAGCCAAGCGCGAGCGCCATCATAGATCTGCGCATCGGAACCTCCTTGTCTGAGTCCTATGCCGTGTCTCCGCGTCTTCGATCCCAGACCAAGCGCGAACACATTGTACGTTACCAGCACAGGGCTGGGAATCCAGCGGCGCTGGAAACCGACGCGCTGACACCGCAACGCGGTGTTGGGATCGTCGAGCTTTCGTGCTTGAGCCTGCTCTTTGTGGTATAAGGACGCGCGAACGAAGTCGCGTTGGGTCTCGTCGACGGCGTTGAGCGACGAGACGTGTCGGACGTGTTGTTGCCTCCTCGTATGAAGGGGACACACTGCATGAAGCGCGTCTACTGGCTCGTATGCGCTGTGGCTCTCGGCGTTGCCGTGGCAGTGCATACCGCGTCTGCTGCGCCCGCCCCATTGTTGCCCGGTGAGAACATCCTCGCCGCAGTGAACTCCAACGATGGGCTCGGTAGCAGCGACATGAGCCTCATCCTCCAACTGAGCGGCGACGGCAAGGTGTGGGTGGACGAGGGCCACGCGGTGAAGTACCTGGTGCCCACGGCGGATGTGCCGGGCTGGGAGAAACCAGGCTTCAATGACAGCAGCTGGAAGGACGGCTTGTCCAGTGTCGGATTTGCCGACAACGACGACAACACCGCCATCGACCGTGGAGCCGGCGTGGTGACGATCTACACGCGGTACCGCTTCAACGTGTCGGATCCGGCATCGGTCAAGAGCGTCGTTCTGTTGGCGGATTTCGACGACGGGTACATCGTGTGGCTGAACGGCGTCGAGATCGCTCGCAGCGCTCAGATGAAGAACGCCGGTGACACGCCCAAGTGGGATTACGGCGCTGCCGGTGGGCTCGTTGTCCCCAACCACGAAGCCAGCGACCTGGCGGCGGGCAAGCCGAACGCCGATCGCTGGAAGCATGCGGCGATCGAGAAGACCAACGTTAGCTTCGCGGCTCAGGCCGGCGCTGCCGTCGAGCCTTCGGGCAAGCTGGCGACAGCTTGGGCGGAGCTCAAGTCGAGTCGCTAGCGGACTGGGTCCTCCAGAACGCCCTAGGTCAGTGGGCGCGGGTTCTCGCGCCCACATCCCTACCATCACTCAGCAAGGAGGGTTCCGGGTGAAGCACTTCCTGGCTTTCGTGGTCGGGGTATGTGTCGTCGCCTTCGCTGTTGCGAGCACAGCGTCCGCTGTGACGATCTATACCAAGAACAACGTGCTCGTCGGAGCGAACTTCAACGACGGCGCTGGGAGCAGCGACATGACGCTCATCATGCAGCTCTCCGCTGGCGGGAAGGTCTACGTCGACGAAGGCGCGAAGGTGAAGTACATCCACGATCCGGACAATATGGAAATCAAGGCGGGGTGGACTCAGGTCGCCTACGACGATTCGAAGTGGAAAGACGGCGAATCGGGAGTCGGCTTCGCCGACAACGACGACAACACGGAGATTCCCGCCGGCCGCATCTCTGCGTGGACACGGTACTACTTCGACATCCCCGACGCCGCGACGGTGAAGGAGCTCATCCTACTCGCCGACTACGATGACCAGTATGGAGCGTGGCTCAACGGCGCGCTCATCGCCAAGAGCAACGCCTGGACGCCCGACAAGGGCGAACCGGCATGGAACGTCAGCGTGGGAGGCGGCGCGAATCGCGGATCGTGCGAGCTCGCCAAGGGCAAGCCGAACAAGGCGCGCTGGAACTGCGGTTCCATTGTCAAGACGACGATCTCGGCGACCTTCGGGGGATCCAGTGGACTCGCCGTCGAAGCCCGTGGCAAAGCCGCCGCGACTTGGGGAGCGCTGAAGTCGTTCTAGCGCTATGCGCGATTCGTCGGCTGCGACTCATCCGGGCGCGGGGCAACCCGCGCCCGTTCGCTGTCAAAGCAGAGGGGCAACCGTCGTGGCGACCCATCGGCAGATCGTGCTCGCGGCGAAGCCTGCTGGCATGCCGAAGGAGAGCGACTTCGAGCTTGTCGAGAACCCCATCCCGACGCCGAAGCCCGGCGAGTTCGTCGTCCGCAACGAGTATCTCTCCGTCGATCCCTATATGCGTGGTCGGATGCGCGGCGTGGACACCTACACTCCAGCGTTCCGCATGCGGGAACCGATGGCTGGTGGAGCCGTTGGGCGCGTCGTCGAATCGCGTCACCCCGAGTATGCCGTCGGAGATGTCGTCGTCACGATGCAGGGATGGCGTGAGTACGGCGTCAGCGATGGCGGCGACGCCCGCAAGGTCGATGCCTTGGTGGTTCCCCTATCCGCCTACTTGGGCGTGCTCGGCATGCCGGGCTTCACCGCTTGGTACGGGCTCCATCGGATCGGGGAGCCCAAGCGCGGCGAGACGCTCGTCGTCAGCGCGGCGGCGGGAGCCGTCGGTTCGCTGGTGGGTCAGTTGGGCAAGCGAGCCGGATGCCGCGTCGTGGGAACCGTCGGGTCGGCGGCGAAGGCAGACCACCTCACGGGCGCGCTCGGCTTCGACGCGGCGATCGACTATCGCGCCTGCGGCGACCTGACGGCGGCTCTGCGCGACGCCTGCCCGGGCGGCATCGACATCTACTTCGAGAACGTGGGCGGGGCGATGCTCGAAGCGGTACTGACCTGCGCGAACGTCGGCGCGCGCATCGCCGTCTGCGGCATGGTCTCGCAGTACAACCTGGACGTCCCCGACCCGGGCCCGCGGAACCTCTTCGAGCTCATCACGAAGCGCATCCTGATGCAGGGATTCCTCATCCGCGACCACGGGAACCTGCTCCCGGAGTTCGTCGGCGAAGTTGGGCCGCTGGTGGGCGAAGGAGCGATCCGCTACCGCGAGACGATCGTCGATGGCATCGAGAACGCGCCGAGGGCGTTCATCGAGCTCCTGTCGGGCGGGAACGTCGGGAAGATGCTCGTCCGCCTGCCCGTTGCGTAGGCGTGTTCTTCCGATGCGCGCCGAATGAGGCTATCCCAATCGTGGTGGCTGGGATTCCACGGCTTGGGAAAGGAGCCTCTGTGCATGGACGCCATCGCCTGCCTGAAGACCCGACGCAGCATCCGCGCCTACGAATCCGACACGGTATCCCGCGACGTTCTCAGCGACATCGTCGATTGCGCGCGCCTGGCTCCCAGCGGCAGGAATGAGCAGCCCTGGACGTTCATCGTGGTCACGAAGCCGGACCTACTCGACGAGCTCGCCGGTCTGACGGACTTCGGAAAGCACATCGCCCACTCGGCGGCGTGCATCGTCGTGTTCTGCAAGGACACCAAGTACTACCTGGAAGACGGCAGCGCGGCGACGACGAACATCTGCCTCGCCGCGTGGGCCCACGGGTTGGGAACCTGCTGGATATCGGGCGACAAGCGCGAGTACGCCGACGACGTGCGGCGGTTCCTGGGCGTGCCGAATGGACACAAGCTCATCAGCCTGATATCGCTGGGCGTTCCGGCAGAGGAGCCGATCAAGACGAAGCGCGCGCTCGAAGACGTGCTCCACTGGGAGCGTTGGGGCGCGGAGTA contains:
- a CDS encoding LamG domain-containing protein, whose product is MRRSMMALALGCAISLPIHAAPRADLKLLLPLDENKGNQAADLSGNGHVAKFVGTPKWTTGKIGSALEFDGQSYLEVADKADSGFDGVAGLTIELWAKQDAHHDNGLVVKLTTNAFWPCSYNLETWSDTNIWFGVDQDGMAISAGGYPLNQWYHLAAVFDGKAKTQQLYLNGKKVVEGAAPKDTVPAGDKPIFIGTVDANNYRFKGAIDEVAIYARALTAAEIGQDMSGIVLAVEPRDRLAIRWAALRQAP
- a CDS encoding NADP-dependent oxidoreductase, with product MRDSSAATHPGAGQPAPVRCQSRGATVVATHRQIVLAAKPAGMPKESDFELVENPIPTPKPGEFVVRNEYLSVDPYMRGRMRGVDTYTPAFRMREPMAGGAVGRVVESRHPEYAVGDVVVTMQGWREYGVSDGGDARKVDALVVPLSAYLGVLGMPGFTAWYGLHRIGEPKRGETLVVSAAAGAVGSLVGQLGKRAGCRVVGTVGSAAKADHLTGALGFDAAIDYRACGDLTAALRDACPGGIDIYFENVGGAMLEAVLTCANVGARIAVCGMVSQYNLDVPDPGPRNLFELITKRILMQGFLIRDHGNLLPEFVGEVGPLVGEGAIRYRETIVDGIENAPRAFIELLSGGNVGKMLVRLPVA
- a CDS encoding tetratricopeptide repeat protein, producing the protein MSRRASLHVRYVVRRRGGSQTRPSDQEPCHRLVPMCACLLVVLFALVTTAHGATVRELQERVAAEPQNTSARFELARAYLSSGMSAEAVAAWQELAKSVPKGADAHYGYGLALMSSDRFDDALAAFGEAIRLDARRAEFYQAESSTYVSLYRYQDALDSLAQARSLSPDSPVVAFQTGKVKSQLGRMEEALADYDHAKELQYDAVACDFERGYLLMRLNRREESLTALDSALRGDPTHLGARYVRSQLRRRLGDTAGADEDLAIHTVLTKQQKSIDELKAAILRYESPKERAPIWANLGRLHLRYGDARAAIDAYEAALALDPELVIAHIGLGASRAANDELSAAEKAASEALRLQPDAAAAQALLGEIAYRRGDAKRAIALLAPALESDPSLGSARQTYAEALLVQRNAGAVAQYRLVVESDPDDAAGHDGLARALAQVGGDLPGAHAVALRAVELAPTVPPYRNTLALIAFRLGKLDEAEQALRSALELNPGNPNYRAGIDAIRQARAEAGK
- a CDS encoding sugar phosphate isomerase/epimerase, yielding MKKGICIGTLPGGISDEGFALAKEAGFAGVELGTLNDEASRTNAAELAKKHGIAIPSIMNSVHWGKPHSDPDPAVRREGFEGMLASFATAAATGADTVLLVPAVVTDTVTYEQAWIRSQFEILELLKVAEEKKIAIGIENVWNRFLLSPTEFAQYIDQFNSPYVNAYFDVGNICLYGNPHQWIRTLGPRIGKVHVKGFDTRSRQFTSTLLGGNINWKAVRQAFVDIGYEGWITAEMGQNREDPRGGAFALSEEMDKIIAGEA
- a CDS encoding nitroreductase family protein, whose translation is MDAIACLKTRRSIRAYESDTVSRDVLSDIVDCARLAPSGRNEQPWTFIVVTKPDLLDELAGLTDFGKHIAHSAACIVVFCKDTKYYLEDGSAATTNICLAAWAHGLGTCWISGDKREYADDVRRFLGVPNGHKLISLISLGVPAEEPIKTKRALEDVLHWERWGAE
- a CDS encoding alpha-glucosidase/alpha-galactosidase, which gives rise to MKITFMGAGSTVFAKNVLGDCMLTDALRDAHIALYDIDATRLSESQAMLQTLNGNINGGKATITAHLGPAQRRDALHGASYVVNAIQVGGYEPSTVIDFEIPKKYGLRQTIADTLGIGGIFRGLRTIPVCLAFARDMEAVCPDAWFLNYTNPMAMVTGGILLGSSIRAVGLCHSVQGCASGLLHHVGMLSQVEKLQWKIAGINHQAWLLEVTDGGKDLYPEIKRRAAEMNAAARKPGAKKHWDMVRFEMMRHFGYYITESSEHLSEYLPYWIKAQFPELIEEFNIPLDEYPRRCIHQIASWKEQSKGLINNRELSHRRTHEYGSYIMDAMETDVPLRIGGNVLNTGLVTNLSRTSVVELACLVDRNGVQGCYVGDLPEQLAGLNRTNISVQLLTIQAALERDREAVYHAAMLDPHTGSELTLDQIRSLCDELIEAHGMESMFGGGDTYEPPALWGI